CAGTAGCACTGCTGCCGTGATCAGGGTAATCAATGTCGCCTCGGGGTTGAGCTGTTCATAGAGCGCGAAGCGGATCATCTCCACCGCATGGGTGAAGGGGTTGAGGGCAGCGATCTGATAGACCGCATAGCTCCCCTCACGGATGCGCCATAGCGGATAGAGCGCCGAGGAGAGAAAGAACATCGGGAAGATCACGAAATTCATGATGCCGGCGAAATTCTCCAGTTGACGCACGAACGTCGACAGCAGCATGCCAAGGGCACCCACCATGAACCCCGTGACCACCAGCGCCGGCAGGATCCATAGATACCCCATCGCTGGCGCCTGAACGCCATAGAGCCAGGCGATCAGCAGAAAGACATAGACCTGAGCGATGGAGACCAATGTACCCGCCAGCAATTTGCACACCAGCAGGTACCAGCGCGGAAAGGGACTGACCAGCAGCACCCGCATGCTGCCCATCTCGCGGTCGTAGACCATCGAGAGCGAGCTTTGCATGCCATTGAATAGCTGGATCATGCCCACCAGTCCCGGCACGATGTAGACCTCGTAGAGAATGTAGGTCTGATAGGGCTCGGTCATGGCCACCCCGAGCGCCATGCGAAACCCGGCGGCAAATACCAGCAGCCAGACCAGCGGTCGTACCAGTGCCGCAATGAAGCGCGAGCGCTGATGAACGAAACGCAGCAGCTCACGTCCCACCACACCGTTCATGCAGTGCAGATAGCGCGCAACGCTCATGCCTGCCCCCCTCCGGTCAACTGGTCGAAGGCCTCCGCCATCGAAGCGGTGGCGCTCTTGGCCACGACGTTTTCGACCACATCGTTGGCAAGCACGCGCCCCTGCTCGAGCACGATTACCCGATCGCCGGGCTGCACCTCGTCGATCAAATGGGTCGCCCACAGCACCGCCACCCCCTCTTCACGACACAAGCGATGGGCATGCGCCACCAGCGCGCGCCGCGCCGCGCTATCCAGACCAACCGTTGCCTCGTCGAGCAGCAGCAGGCGTGGGCGGTGCAGAAGACCGCGAGCGATCTCCACGCGCCGCCGCTGCCCTCCCGATAGCTGCCGCACTCGCGTTCGCAGATGCTCTGTCATGCCGACCCTGGCCGCCTGTTCGGCAGCACGCTCAAGCCCCACACGGCGGGACATGCCATGCAGCGCCGCGTGATAGGTCAGGTTCTGGCGCACCGTAAGGTCCAGATCCAACGTCGGTTGTTGAAAGACCACTCCCATCTGGGCGTGCGCCTTGACCGCATCATCGCGCAGATCGAAGCCACCGACGCGGATCTCGCCCTGGCGGCGGTCGTAAAGTCGGGTGATCAGCGAGAAAAGCGTGGTCTTGCCGGCGCCGTTGGGGCCCAGCAACACGGCGAACTCGCCCGCAGCAAGCCGCAGGGAGACGCTCTCCAGCACCGGCTTGCCGCTATAGCTGAAGCTCAGGTTCTCGATGACCAGCGCGACCGGCGCATCCTCTCGGGCTATCGCTCCCGGATCGCTCACGGCTCGACGATCACCCCCCAGGGGAAGCGCCCCACCGGTATCGAGCGCAGCGCCCGGCGGTTTGCCACGTCGATCACCGTGACATCGCCACTCACTCCGTTAGTGGTATAGAGCCGGCTCTCGTCACCGTTCAGGGCCAGATGCCAGACGCGCTGCCCCACCAGAATGTAGTCGAGCACCTCATAGGTTTGCTGGTCGACGACCGCCACGCGATTCGAGGGGCCGAGTGCCACGAAGCCGTAGCGACCATCACGGGTCAACGCCACGCCCACCGCCTGGACGGTCTCCCGTGGTACGCCGGGCACGTCGAAGCGGATGGTATGCTCGACATCGAAGCTATCGACCATGTCGAGAATCGACACGGTGGCGGCGATCTCCGCCGAGACCCAGGCCTTGCGCCCGTCATGAGTGAACTCGGCATGCCGCGGACGCGCCCCGACCAGGCGGTGATGGACGGCCTCCATCGCCTCGGCGTCGATGATGTGCGCCATGTTGGAGGTCTCGGTCGTGGCGATCAGCCAGCGGCCATCGGGGCTGATCCCAAGCCCCTCGGGCTCGACGCCTACCGGGATCTCAGTCACCAGCGTGCGGCGCTCGTAATCGAGCACCGAGACGATGTTGTCATCCTCGTTCGAGACATAGATGTAGGGGCGGTTGGGATCGACCCGAATGACCTCGGGATCATCGCCGGAGGATTGGCTGCGTACCACCTGCAGCGTCTCGAGATCGATCATGTCGATGGACTCATCGTCGCCCACAGCAACGAACAGCTCGCTGCCATCGCTGCTGAACGCCATGGCCCGCGGGCGCCGCCCCACACTGATCGTCTCCACCACTTCCAGGCTCTGCCCATCGATGACCGAGATCGTATTGTCCTTCTCGTTGCTGACGAAGATGCGCTCGGCATGCGCCGCGAGTGGCATTGCCAGCAGCGTCCCCAAGACGGTTCCCAAGGCGGCTTTACCGGTCAATGACGTGATAATTGGTGTTAGAAGCGACATTGCGATTCCCCCTCATCGGCACCCAAGGCGTCAAGCGGGGTGCGTGGATGCAGATAGCCCTCCTGAGGAGAGACCGACGCCACCATGCGTGGCCCAGCAATCAGAATCGGCTGGCGAAGCTGGTGATTCCAGGTGCGGTAACTCACCGGGAAGCCCAAATAACCCGCCAGCTCGAACTCGTCACTGAGCATGTAATCGATGATCGCATCACGCTCGACCGAGCCGGTCCTGTTGGCGGCCTCCCCAAGCGAGCGCACCGCCAGCCAGGCGCCGAAATCCTGGGGCGTCATCCAGCGATCAGCGACTTTCTCGAAGCGCCGCTGCAGCTGCACCGCACCCCAAGACTCGTGCGAGCGGTGCCAGGCGGTGGCCATCAATCCCTGAGTACCCACCACGGGCCTGGGTAGCCAGGTCTGGAAGGGAAAGTACTCGCCGAAATAGTCAGTCTCATCGGCGATCACCAATACGTCATGATCGGGGAGCTCCTGCACGAAGACCGGGATTTCCCGCTGGATGGTATGAAAGCCGCCCTCGGCACGCCGCGCCATGGGATCATAGGGCCACATGGCCTCGCCGACGATGCGGTGCCCATAGCGCGCAGCGGAGGCACGCAGTGTCTCGGCCAGCAGGCGATCCTCGTCGGTATTGCCATACACCAGCGCCCAGCGGTCCCATTGCTTGAAGCCCAGGAACTGGGCCAGGGCATCGGCCTGCATGCGCCGACTGGGTACGCTGTGGAACAGTTGGGGGTGGCACGCCTCGCCGCGCAGGACATCATCAGGCGCGGCGGCATTGAATACCACCCGCTCGCCAAGGTCGGGGTGCTGCATCAGCTGCTGCAACGACTCACCATCCAGACCACTGATGATCCAGTCGGCGCCTTGCTCGATCAGCGACCCGAGTCCGACCCCGACATCCCCGCCAGGGTCGATAGTGACCTCGACCAGCACGAACTCCTGGCCGAGAAACTGCCCGGTGGCATTGTTATCGTTGATGGCCAGCCGAGCGCCCTGCAGGCCTTCGCCATCGAGCACCGGGTCGAGCACCGAGAGTGGCTCCAGGTCGTCGGGGCGCTCCATTCCCAGGTAGCCCAGGGTCAGGGTGACACTCTGCGCCTGAAGCGATCCCGCCCACCCCAGTACCCCCACCACCGCTCCGACCATCAACCAGCGCGTCATGGGGTGCCGGCGCTCTTTGCAATGCGTGTTCTTGTAGTAATGAAGCATCGTCTCTCCTTAATGGCGTCTTGCAGTATGTCGACTTACAGGCCTGCATCGATGATGCGCACCATCTGGCTCAACTTCTCTTCAAGTAGGTAGGGCTGCTCGCATAGTGCCGGCAACGCCTGCTGACGTGATTCGAAGGCGCGCTGATCCCAGAACAGCGCCTTGGAGAGTGCTTCGATCTCCTCCGGGTCTACGTGCTCATCAGCGCGCTTCTCCTCGAGCTCGTCGACCATCTTTGCCACGCTCTCCAGGCGCGACACCTGACCGCGCGAGGCGCCACGAATACGCTCGATGGTGCGGCTGCGCTCGCGGTCGGTGAGCTGGAAAAGCCCCGAGAACAGCAGTGTGAGGCGCTCCTCGCGATCTGCCTCGCCCTCGCTGCGCTCGACAAATTCGCGAATTCTCGCCAGCGCCTCCTCGCGAGGCGTCTCCCTGGCGGCAGCGAAGCGCACGAGGCGTCCTACCTCCTCGTCCTCCCACCACTGCCGCTCGAGTGCATCGAGCGAAGGGCCTGGCCAAAGGGTTCCCCAGGCCAGCTCGGGCACCAGGCGCTGTACGCAGGGCCAATCGGGAGGACCCGTGGAGGCGCGCTGGGCTTCAGCGGAAGCGGCGAGGAACATGGAGAACGGCAAACACAGCGTCAGGGTCAACGGCAAGGTCAGTACTACTCGAGGCAAGGGGCGCATCATGGCTGGGCCTCCCTGTTATCGTCCACCTCGCCCTTCCCAGGAAGCGCAAGCAGCTGGCCGCGGCGATCCAGCAAGGGAATGTCATACTCGACTAGGATGGCGTCGATCTCCTCCCGTCTCCGCTCGATGAACTCGTTGATCGCATCCTTCCACTGAGGCTCGCCACGCCGTACCCCCATGGTGATGCGGTAATCGAGCCGCGCTCCACTCTCGTCGGCGTGCAAGGGGATCACGTTCAGCGGCGGATCGTGACGAGCGGCGTAATAGCCGGCCATGGGGCCCCATATCACCGCACCATCGGTCTCGCCGGCCGCGACATCGGCTACCGCATCGCGTACCGGGGTACGCTGGCGGGTATCCACCTGGAGCGGATAGCCCTTCACCCTGGCGCCACTGCGACGCAGCGGCACCATGGGTGGGGTCTCGGCAACCACGCCAATGGCCAAGCCGTCGAGATCGCTATCGTCGAGACTCGACACGTCGAGATTCGACGAGGCAGGCAATACCAGGGAGTAGACCGAACGGTAATACTCATTGGTGTTCTGCACGAAGCCGTAGCCGGCAGCAACACCGATGATCACATCACAGACCCGCAACTCCAGGGTATTGCGGACGAATCCCATGATTTGGGGAGCCCAGACATAGTGCAGCGGCAATCCCAGGTCATCGGCCAACAGCTCAGCGATACGGTTCTCGAAACCCTCGCCTTCGCTATTGCTGAACGGCAAGTTGTTGCCATCGGCGCAGACACGCAGAAACTCGCGATCGTCACGCTCGGGCAGATCCGCCCAGGCGGGTGGCGTGAGCATGCAGACAAGCGCCACGAGACCGAGCGAGGCAACGCAGGGCAGAGAGATGTAGAGCTTCATGATGTCCTCCAATCATGTGATAAGGGTTCTGCCATTTGATTGGCACAGCCGATTGGATGAACCTCACTGATCGTTCTCGGGCGCCTCCTCCTGCATCGCCTCGATGACGCGTGGCCGACCCCGCCCCAGCTCTCCCGAAGCGCGCGCCGTCATGTAGCGGTAGATATTGGGGATATTGCTCAACACGGTGGAGTCATCGGCAAAGGAGGGCATGACCTGGCCTGGCAATACATCCCGACCACCGGCGATCGTCTGGGCGAATTCGGCAAACGAGCGGCGCTCTGCCGCCTTGACCAGACTTGGCGCAAAGGAGGAACCCAGGCCATCGGGCCCGTGGCAGGCCATGCAGTGACGGGTAAAGACCAGATAGCCCTGGTAGGTACCGGGGTCGACGTTACCCTCTTCGACGATGAAGGCGGTGGGGTCGCCGTAGTCGATGCCGTAGCGACCGTTGTCGGAGGCGAAGGCCAAACTGAGCCCGGATGCCACCAGAGTGGCACCCAGCGCAGCCGCGATGAAGGTAAACCGGCGTGATTTGCAGCGTTTCGTCATAGTACGTGCCCTTTTATGGGGGGGGCTTATTAGCGGTTGAGCAGTGCGAACTTGGCATTACGCAACGCCAGGAGGCACTACGGCCTCCTGGAATCTCATCCTCACGCATCGGGCAGAGCGAATACCGTCAGCACGCCACCCAGTTCGGTATAGTCGCTGAGTGCCGAGAAAACACCTACCGCACCCAGCCCCTCCTCGGGATCCTCGAGCCCCGCGGCAAGACCGATGCCAGCCCAGCCACCCACCCCTGAGAGGACCGCGATATACTGCTTGCCCTCATGGCGGAAGGTATTGATGTTGCCAATGATTCCGGAGGGTGTCTTGAAGCGCCAAAGTTCCTCGCCGGACTCGATATCGACAGCCTTGATGTGGCCCTCGAGCGTGCCGTAGAAGGCCAGATCACCCGCCGTGGTCAGCGCACCGCTCCATACCGCGAAGCGTTCATCCACTTCCCAGACCACTTCGCCGGCCACCGGGTCCCAGGCGATGAAGCTGCCCATCCGCCCTTCCATGCCGCCATTCTCCATCGGAGCGGGCATCATGGTCAGGGTGGCACCGACATAGGGCTGGCCCGCGACATAATCGGTCTCGAACGGCTCGTAGTTCATGCAGATACGGTTGATGCCGGCATAGACCAGACCGGTGTTCGGTGAGTAGGAGCTCGGCTGCATGTTCTTGGCACCCATGGCGGTCGGACAGATGTCCGTGGTATTGACGTCTACGCCCTGGGTATAGGTGCTGTACTGCTCATTGACGTTGGGACGGCCGGTCTCCATGTCGTAGCTGTCGGCCCAGTTGGTTTCCGGCGCGAATTTCTCGGCCACCAGCAGCTCGCCCGTCTCGCGGTCAAGCAGCATACCGAAGCCGGTACGATCAATGATCGAGAGCGCCTTACGTTGCTCGCCATCGATCTCGACATCGATCAGTACGTTCTCATTGACGCCGTCATAATCCCACTCATCGAATGGCACCTTCTGGTAGACCCACTTGGCTTCGCCGGTTTGCGGGTCACGCGCAAATACGGTAATCGCCCACTTGTTGTCGGCGGGCTCTCCATCAAGGGTGCGCTGCTCAGGGTTCCAAGTACCGGGGTTACCGGTGCCGTAATAGATCAGATCGAGTTCGGGATCGTAGGTGACCCAGCCCCAGGGTGCCCCGCCCCCCCGCTCCCACTCGCCCTCCGGCCAAGTGCTCACGCCGAGGTCAGCATCGCCGATCGGCTCGCCCATCATCAACGTAGTCTCAGGGTCGATCAGCACTTCATCGTCCGGGCCCGTGGAATAGCCACGCCACGCCATTTCGCCGGTTTCGATATCGTACGCCGTTAGATGGCCACGAATCCCAAACTCGCCGCCGCTGATGCCCATGATCACCTTGTCGTGTACCACCAGCGGCGACATAGTGTTGGACTCGCCGATGGTGTGATCACCGTTGTTGGCATCCCACAATAGCTCGCCTGTCTCGGCATCCAGGGCAATCAAGGTATTGTCCGCCTGACCCAGAAACAGCTTGCCATCGGCATAGGCCAGGCCACGATTGACCGTGTCACAGCACATCACCGGAATGACGCGCGAATCCTGGTCAGGCTCATAGGACCAGATGACGCGGCCCTCCTCCTCCAGGTCGAGCGCGAACACCTTGTTAGGAAAGGGAGTGTGAATGTAGAGGCGCCCATCGCCCACGTACAAGGGTCCGCCTTCATGACCCCGCAATACCCCCGTGGAGAACTGCCATACCGATCGCAAATCGTTGACGTTATCGCGATTTATCTCGTCCAGCTCGCTATAGCGATGCCCTTGATAGTTACCGAGTTGAGTGACCCATAGGTCAGGGTTGCTCTGCAGTTCTTTCTGATTGTCGTTGGCCTGTATCGCCGTTGCGGTCATCAGGCTCACCGTGGCAATGGCGAAGCTCATCTCACGAAGCATGGCGTGGTCTCCGTAGTACAGAAGGTGTATCGAACGGTTGTCGAGACACCGATTGTTGTTATCGTTTTCGTGACAGCACTCTGAAGGTCTAGCACAAGTTCGGCATGGCCAAGCAAAAAATCGTTAAAACGCGACTTTGGGATTAAATATAATGCTTTCCTTTATAACAAAAGGGGGCATAACCACGACTTAAGTCTCAAGGCAGACCATAGCGTAATGTCTTATTTTCAAGCAGGACACCAACAATAACGAATCACCAGTGGAGATATTTCATGTGGACAAAGCCTGCTTATAACGACCTGCGGCTCGGCTTCGAAGTAACGCTTTATATTGCCAATCGCTGATAAGGACAGGCAAAGGCTCCGTTCGCGGAGCCTTTGCCCCAATGAATTAACGACCTCGATACAGCCCCATACCCGACATAACAACACAACAACGGGAGAGCATTATGAGCCATATCAATATCCACCCCTCCGTGAATGACGGCGTCACCCCAGCTAGCGACGACTTCCACGGCGGCACCCTGCACTGCAAGTGCCCTGCAGATCAGGTAGAAGTGAGCGTCAAATCCCAAAGCGCCCATAACCACGTATGCGGATGCACCAAATGCTGGAAGCCCAGCGGGGCGCTATTCTCGATGGTCGCTGTCGTGCCTCGAGATAGCGTCAGTCTCATTGGGCATGAAGAGAAACTGCAGGTCGTCGATACCTCTGCTGCCATCCAGCGCCATGCCTGCAAGGAGTGCGGTGTGCATATGTTCGGTCGCATCGAAAGCAGCACTCATCCGTTTCATGGCCTGGATTTCATTCATACCGAACTATCGGATGAGCAGGGCTGGGCGGCACCTGAATTCGCGGCGTTCGTCTCCTCGATTATCGAATCGGGAACCGATCCACAGCAAATGGGTGCGGTGCGGGCACGCTTGAGCGAACTCGGCCTGACACCCTATGACTGCCTATCGCCACCGCTGATGGATGCCATAGCTACCCACACTGCCAAGGCCAAAGGAGCGCTGAACTAGGAGAAGCATGAAGAATCACAGCTGAATATGGTAGTAAATGCTGTATCTGGATACGATATCACCTCCGGTGATTTATGCCTTTCATGCAATGCGAAGTGGCTTGTCCTGCTTCGCAGCATGCTGCTGCTTCTTCTCTTCCTGCTTAACGCGTTGATATATTTCATCGCGATGAACCGAAACATGCTTGGGCGCATTGATTCCCACGCGTATTTGGTTCCCTTTCACTCCCAAGATAGTGACCGTGACTTCATCACCGATCATTAACGTTTCGCCAATACGCCGGGTCAAGATAAGCATTACGTTTCCTTTAAATTGATATATGAGCGTCATATCCAATCCCAAGGGCGGATAACGAGCCTCATAGAGTGTATGTAATCAAAATGCTGCTCAGTCATCCAGGCATCCTTCAAGCACGCTATCGCTGGGAGACGGATAACACCCAGCAACCCAAAGCAACAATCATGCCAAAAAAATCACAAGTGCCATAAAAATCTTAACGATCGCATGTGGCCTGTGGCGTCGTCCGTCTGGCCAGATGAAACATAGGCAATTCATTTGTCGCAAGAGAGGAATAGTGAAAAAATGACACTGGCAAATTGACAATCCCTCATCAAGAAATATCAAAATGACAGCTTTACTGCATACTCTCCAAGGGTTGCTTACCAGACTGAGCGAAGGCCAATCTAAGGAAACCCTGCATGAGCATTGGGCCCAACTGCTCGAGGTCCTGATGGGTCCCTTCCGGGCCGACGCCAGCGCTCTGCTGGTGGTCAATGAGGATGGTTTTCGCCCCATTGCCACGCTCGGCCTGCCTGACGAAGTATGGGGACGTTGCTTTACCTTGGAGAAGCAGCCCCGCCTGGCAACGATTGCGCTGCAGCCGGGCGTAAGCCGCTTCGGGCCGGACTGTACTCTATCCAACCCCTTCGATGGCCTTATCGACGACACCCTCAGCCAAATACATGACAGTATTGGCGTGGCGCTGCGCGATGGCGAGCGCCTGATCGGTATACTGACCTTGGATACCCTCACCCCTGGCCAGCTGGAGGGTTGCGATGAAGAACGGCTAATTGCAGCAGCCAACTTGCTTGGTACCTGTCTATGCATGGCTGCGCGACTCGGTACAGTCACACCCATCACTCAGACGTACGCCTTCGAGCGACAAACGATGCCCCTGCACTGGCACAGCCCCGCCATGCGGCGTCTTGACGATGCGCTAAGCCTGGTCGCCCCCACCGACATGAATGTGCTGCTGCATGGGGAAACCGGTGTCGGCAAGGAGCGCATCGTGCAGCAGTTGCATACTCGCTCACCGCGATATCGCGCTTCGCTAGTGCGGGTCAATTGCGCAGCGCTGCCAGAATACCTGATCGAGAGTGAGCTATTCGGTCATTGCCGCGGCGCATTCTCGGGTGCCGTCAAGGATCATCGGGGTCACTTTGCCATGGCGGATGGCGGCA
This DNA window, taken from Halomonas sp. TA22, encodes the following:
- the csrA gene encoding carbon storage regulator CsrA, which gives rise to MLILTRRIGETLMIGDEVTVTILGVKGNQIRVGINAPKHVSVHRDEIYQRVKQEEKKQQHAAKQDKPLRIA
- a CDS encoding ATP-binding cassette domain-containing protein; protein product: MSDPGAIAREDAPVALVIENLSFSYSGKPVLESVSLRLAAGEFAVLLGPNGAGKTTLFSLITRLYDRRQGEIRVGGFDLRDDAVKAHAQMGVVFQQPTLDLDLTVRQNLTYHAALHGMSRRVGLERAAEQAARVGMTEHLRTRVRQLSGGQRRRVEIARGLLHRPRLLLLDEATVGLDSAARRALVAHAHRLCREEGVAVLWATHLIDEVQPGDRVIVLEQGRVLANDVVENVVAKSATASMAEAFDQLTGGGQA
- the gfa gene encoding S-(hydroxymethyl)glutathione synthase: MSHINIHPSVNDGVTPASDDFHGGTLHCKCPADQVEVSVKSQSAHNHVCGCTKCWKPSGALFSMVAVVPRDSVSLIGHEEKLQVVDTSAAIQRHACKECGVHMFGRIESSTHPFHGLDFIHTELSDEQGWAAPEFAAFVSSIIESGTDPQQMGAVRARLSELGLTPYDCLSPPLMDAIATHTAKAKGALN
- a CDS encoding methanol/ethanol family PQQ-dependent dehydrogenase, producing the protein MLREMSFAIATVSLMTATAIQANDNQKELQSNPDLWVTQLGNYQGHRYSELDEINRDNVNDLRSVWQFSTGVLRGHEGGPLYVGDGRLYIHTPFPNKVFALDLEEEGRVIWSYEPDQDSRVIPVMCCDTVNRGLAYADGKLFLGQADNTLIALDAETGELLWDANNGDHTIGESNTMSPLVVHDKVIMGISGGEFGIRGHLTAYDIETGEMAWRGYSTGPDDEVLIDPETTLMMGEPIGDADLGVSTWPEGEWERGGGAPWGWVTYDPELDLIYYGTGNPGTWNPEQRTLDGEPADNKWAITVFARDPQTGEAKWVYQKVPFDEWDYDGVNENVLIDVEIDGEQRKALSIIDRTGFGMLLDRETGELLVAEKFAPETNWADSYDMETGRPNVNEQYSTYTQGVDVNTTDICPTAMGAKNMQPSSYSPNTGLVYAGINRICMNYEPFETDYVAGQPYVGATLTMMPAPMENGGMEGRMGSFIAWDPVAGEVVWEVDERFAVWSGALTTAGDLAFYGTLEGHIKAVDIESGEELWRFKTPSGIIGNINTFRHEGKQYIAVLSGVGGWAGIGLAAGLEDPEEGLGAVGVFSALSDYTELGGVLTVFALPDA
- a CDS encoding c-type cytochrome — protein: MTKRCKSRRFTFIAAALGATLVASGLSLAFASDNGRYGIDYGDPTAFIVEEGNVDPGTYQGYLVFTRHCMACHGPDGLGSSFAPSLVKAAERRSFAEFAQTIAGGRDVLPGQVMPSFADDSTVLSNIPNIYRYMTARASGELGRGRPRVIEAMQEEAPENDQ
- a CDS encoding ABC transporter substrate-binding protein; protein product: MLHYYKNTHCKERRHPMTRWLMVGAVVGVLGWAGSLQAQSVTLTLGYLGMERPDDLEPLSVLDPVLDGEGLQGARLAINDNNATGQFLGQEFVLVEVTIDPGGDVGVGLGSLIEQGADWIISGLDGESLQQLMQHPDLGERVVFNAAAPDDVLRGEACHPQLFHSVPSRRMQADALAQFLGFKQWDRWALVYGNTDEDRLLAETLRASAARYGHRIVGEAMWPYDPMARRAEGGFHTIQREIPVFVQELPDHDVLVIADETDYFGEYFPFQTWLPRPVVGTQGLMATAWHRSHESWGAVQLQRRFEKVADRWMTPQDFGAWLAVRSLGEAANRTGSVERDAIIDYMLSDEFELAGYLGFPVSYRTWNHQLRQPILIAGPRMVASVSPQEGYLHPRTPLDALGADEGESQCRF
- the pqqA gene encoding pyrroloquinoline quinone precursor peptide PqqA; amino-acid sequence: MWTKPAYNDLRLGFEVTLYIANR
- the norR gene encoding nitric oxide reductase transcriptional regulator NorR codes for the protein MTALLHTLQGLLTRLSEGQSKETLHEHWAQLLEVLMGPFRADASALLVVNEDGFRPIATLGLPDEVWGRCFTLEKQPRLATIALQPGVSRFGPDCTLSNPFDGLIDDTLSQIHDSIGVALRDGERLIGILTLDTLTPGQLEGCDEERLIAAANLLGTCLCMAARLGTVTPITQTYAFERQTMPLHWHSPAMRRLDDALSLVAPTDMNVLLHGETGVGKERIVQQLHTRSPRYRASLVRVNCAALPEYLIESELFGHCRGAFSGAVKDHRGHFAMADGGTLMLDEIGELPLVLQPKLLRVLQEGEIQPLGSERPQRVDVRVIAVTNRDLAAEVRSGRFREDLYHRLSVFPLEIPPLRERREDIPLLAGNFLEENRIRLGLSNLRLAQDAESALMVWHWPGNVRELEHTISRAALRALGDALQERRHFKGDQRQVTVRITQHHLDLPTKQIPHDLDEEVQSTLPATKESWQALRVATEDFQRHYIHRALTSHEDNWAATARALATDTGNLHRLGKRLGLK
- a CDS encoding PQQ-dependent catabolism-associated beta-propeller protein, with the protein product MSLLTPIITSLTGKAALGTVLGTLLAMPLAAHAERIFVSNEKDNTISVIDGQSLEVVETISVGRRPRAMAFSSDGSELFVAVGDDESIDMIDLETLQVVRSQSSGDDPEVIRVDPNRPYIYVSNEDDNIVSVLDYERRTLVTEIPVGVEPEGLGISPDGRWLIATTETSNMAHIIDAEAMEAVHHRLVGARPRHAEFTHDGRKAWVSAEIAATVSILDMVDSFDVEHTIRFDVPGVPRETVQAVGVALTRDGRYGFVALGPSNRVAVVDQQTYEVLDYILVGQRVWHLALNGDESRLYTTNGVSGDVTVIDVANRRALRSIPVGRFPWGVIVEP
- a CDS encoding quinoprotein dehydrogenase-associated putative ABC transporter substrate-binding protein; the protein is MKLYISLPCVASLGLVALVCMLTPPAWADLPERDDREFLRVCADGNNLPFSNSEGEGFENRIAELLADDLGLPLHYVWAPQIMGFVRNTLELRVCDVIIGVAAGYGFVQNTNEYYRSVYSLVLPASSNLDVSSLDDSDLDGLAIGVVAETPPMVPLRRSGARVKGYPLQVDTRQRTPVRDAVADVAAGETDGAVIWGPMAGYYAARHDPPLNVIPLHADESGARLDYRITMGVRRGEPQWKDAINEFIERRREEIDAILVEYDIPLLDRRGQLLALPGKGEVDDNREAQP
- a CDS encoding ABC transporter permease — encoded protein: MSVARYLHCMNGVVGRELLRFVHQRSRFIAALVRPLVWLLVFAAGFRMALGVAMTEPYQTYILYEVYIVPGLVGMIQLFNGMQSSLSMVYDREMGSMRVLLVSPFPRWYLLVCKLLAGTLVSIAQVYVFLLIAWLYGVQAPAMGYLWILPALVVTGFMVGALGMLLSTFVRQLENFAGIMNFVIFPMFFLSSALYPLWRIREGSYAVYQIAALNPFTHAVEMIRFALYEQLNPEATLITLITAAVLLGLAIVGYNPARGMMARKGGGGE